A genomic stretch from Candidatus Melainabacteria bacterium includes:
- a CDS encoding periplasmic heavy metal sensor: protein MRMVCMHSSSDKAALLKRLALSLLIGSSVALNVNALAQSGADKLKWRSAQHPYLLAQGDASLPPPDPNYHPKSRFDAAGQSPAAPGGAASGIGAGAGDGVDGALIRRRMRRRAQAQGGFGEGAPGFNGLRGQVGAGVGPGSGQGPGLGGGAVGMGGGGGNFFGKKALDLTSLNLSPEQKQKIQEMRGQVAPKTRELRKQLAAKRAELRDMMFEANAGDDQVRAKRKEVRQLQDKIEDMQLNDFLGIRSVLTPDQRLKLSDLKPGNKFAAGNGAQLVAPVVSTP, encoded by the coding sequence ATGAGGATGGTTTGTATGCACTCAAGCTCTGATAAAGCTGCGCTTTTGAAGCGGTTGGCGTTAAGTCTTCTCATCGGCTCCTCGGTTGCCTTGAACGTCAACGCCCTGGCTCAGTCGGGAGCAGACAAGCTCAAGTGGAGGTCTGCTCAGCATCCATATCTGCTGGCACAAGGTGATGCCAGCTTGCCACCGCCAGATCCAAACTATCATCCAAAGTCCAGGTTCGATGCTGCCGGGCAGTCGCCTGCGGCACCCGGTGGCGCCGCATCTGGTATCGGTGCGGGCGCGGGAGACGGTGTTGACGGAGCGCTGATACGCCGAAGAATGCGCAGGCGGGCGCAGGCTCAAGGTGGATTCGGGGAAGGTGCGCCAGGTTTTAACGGTCTGCGTGGGCAAGTTGGCGCTGGAGTTGGACCGGGTTCTGGGCAGGGTCCTGGTCTGGGTGGTGGGGCGGTTGGAATGGGAGGCGGTGGCGGCAATTTCTTCGGAAAGAAAGCTCTCGACCTGACATCGCTCAACCTTAGCCCCGAACAAAAGCAAAAAATTCAAGAGATGCGTGGACAAGTTGCACCGAAGACTCGCGAACTGCGCAAACAGCTGGCTGCGAAGCGGGCAGAATTACGAGACATGATGTTCGAGGCTAACGCTGGTGACGACCAGGTTCGTGCCAAGCGAAAAGAAGTGCGACAGCTGCAAGACAAAATCGAAGATATGCAGCTCAACGACTTTCTTGGCATTCGTTCGGTCCTGACTCCGGACCAACGCTTGAAGTTGTCTGATTTGAAACCTGGAAACAAATTTGCCGCAGGAAATGGGG
- a CDS encoding zf-HC2 domain-containing protein: MSNDFNCDQLEPLLSAYHDGELAEVERAAAEKHLNGCTGCQNRLLEIAAVASSLKSLPRLNPKTDVAANIEQLIANQPKPTGRFGRPLVWGSVGIAAAAAVLIFAANFKDVSNLSGAPLSASSNSNQTGTKHEKEHQASLQVATVNEPVKTPVQEPDGSTSSAQSNPVPVVENRNEEKTGVASATAKNEAKKTEPRGKTSGDENSKNLSRFNPHQEVAEKSHELAPVAGGNASGHHLDGSDDHLIASAKIGPGAIAAETNLVAVYDTEQHGVTEELGITTDEDGLYALKL, encoded by the coding sequence ATGTCCAACGATTTTAATTGCGACCAACTCGAACCTCTTTTGAGCGCTTACCACGATGGTGAGCTTGCCGAGGTCGAGCGCGCTGCAGCGGAGAAGCATTTGAACGGCTGCACGGGGTGCCAGAATCGATTGCTAGAAATTGCCGCTGTCGCTAGTTCTCTTAAGTCGTTGCCGCGCCTGAATCCAAAAACTGATGTAGCCGCCAATATCGAGCAATTAATTGCCAATCAGCCAAAACCAACCGGTCGATTTGGCCGTCCGTTGGTCTGGGGATCGGTAGGCATTGCCGCTGCTGCTGCCGTTCTTATCTTCGCTGCAAATTTCAAGGATGTTAGTAATTTGTCGGGCGCGCCGCTTAGTGCCAGCTCGAATTCAAATCAGACTGGTACAAAACACGAAAAGGAGCATCAAGCATCGTTGCAGGTGGCAACAGTAAACGAACCCGTGAAAACACCCGTTCAAGAGCCTGATGGCTCAACCTCGTCGGCCCAATCGAACCCGGTTCCTGTCGTAGAAAATCGCAATGAAGAAAAGACTGGTGTCGCATCTGCTACTGCGAAGAATGAGGCAAAGAAAACTGAGCCTCGTGGAAAAACCAGTGGTGATGAGAATTCTAAGAACCTGTCTCGATTCAATCCGCATCAGGAGGTCGCCGAGAAAAGTCACGAGCTCGCGCCGGTCGCAGGCGGTAATGCTTCAGGTCATCACCTTGACGGCAGTGATGACCACTTGATCGCAAGCGCTAAAATCGGGCCCGGAGCAATTGCTGCCGAGACCAATCTTGTCGCGGTCTACGACACCGAGCAACATGGAGTCACTGAGGAACTAGGGATCACAACAGATGAGGATGGTTTGTATGCACTCAAGCTCTGA
- a CDS encoding sigma-70 family RNA polymerase sigma factor — MFQTLVRRYQSRIFTASFRILSNAEEAEEVVQDTFLRVHQNISKFRKDASFSSWVFKIAHNQCMDILRNRQRKRGFRLLSFDPQSNKPEPTEDGMEAYTIVSQLTDPGADPSQSLELNEQGTMVIEALKRLTDTQRTVVVLHDIEGFQYQEIAEIVGTSIGTVRSRLHYGRVKLKELLEPYFSHHNLSAVSR; from the coding sequence ATGTTTCAAACTCTGGTGCGGCGATATCAAAGCCGTATATTCACTGCATCCTTCCGCATCCTATCCAACGCTGAGGAGGCCGAAGAGGTTGTGCAAGACACGTTTCTGAGAGTTCACCAGAATATTTCCAAGTTCAGGAAGGACGCTTCTTTTTCGTCGTGGGTCTTTAAGATCGCGCACAACCAGTGCATGGATATTCTTCGCAATCGTCAACGCAAGAGAGGTTTTCGTCTTCTCTCTTTTGATCCTCAATCAAACAAGCCGGAGCCAACCGAAGATGGGATGGAGGCTTACACAATCGTCTCTCAACTCACTGATCCGGGCGCAGATCCATCTCAATCACTAGAATTGAATGAGCAGGGAACTATGGTCATTGAAGCTTTGAAGCGATTGACTGACACACAAAGAACGGTGGTCGTGCTGCATGACATTGAAGGGTTTCAATATCAGGAAATCGCCGAAATTGTCGGCACGAGTATTGGTACGGTGCGCTCCCGTCTTCATTATGGGCGGGTCAAATTGAAGGAATTACTGGAGCCCTATTTTTCTCATCACAACTTGTCCGCAGTATCCAGGTGA